One part of the Odontesthes bonariensis isolate fOdoBon6 chromosome 13, fOdoBon6.hap1, whole genome shotgun sequence genome encodes these proteins:
- the LOC142397767 gene encoding uncharacterized protein LOC142397767 isoform X1, protein MQHSPRLDQKLHMLREEVRTMTQEKERGERVWRERLQRCQRQLKAKEEEMSRQSQYFENFKTQLQHKLSLTRDREQNLQNRIYNLEKQLLDMTVSAATSMATIRAARITAGTHFEEQGRLPSMRGEGEGEEEKKEERRKQWQSNVGTEREDRREGDEEKVETDIEGGRNKVTKQTSNEARLQGFILCLQEDLRVLLQREEDGMTERRGLMEQLQEAQGNSHLLGCKVEELNGEVHQLKLSESFLMEEVEELREENERLQKILRDAANRTPSQSSTIPDSTCVSPGTNSPRCSSAVCSTSSDTLLYTTAMGQSSVGSSGKKMTNCFPQVQSSAAVEDVLPHLVAVSLVDHQGAAECLQNNTDDRVPPAKSNTPPKHDPLNLFHHFGSKSDTEFQPLSFITESLNEFNLGNMEESPSEESDALRKAFRSLGLGGDLQALREQCEHLEVALQRTREQLKVMAKENAQLRSQLRNEAEEQQKVTEPWSSREKIVTPPTCDGDDCPPSSPAQEDAIIAVAQDDLVQALNQENWALADRIQELMSRAELREEALEKEQTKLRVNISRLKEDGIRLEQENHEQGCLILELTRKTEDDLNAIMELQEKLEELRAAKEESQGQKAGIPEIFLHNNGEEYADSVVASVLQEEVQISHITDGFTTASLSGCNKKNDSSQNNSQSIMHVSSLTYQAAKLNNSIQSLKTEEEELIYSINSLRVQQRDVALSVQTQTDEKQLLTRTVWALKEQKDCISQSLAGLKQEKEQLSRAVSGLKNERDQFIRSMSGLKEEKEQLTKSFSALQRDKEAIIKSLSSGREERDQIMQSLQGLQAESNQLSQTVLHLKQQRDKLTDSRKCPTEQRDQEQLANTSKEDHDRLIKAVRGLKEEKGKIEHSVSCLRQEEKQIMQIILGLREEKNCPQALPIQTQTDEKNHEQQLMKLREELDKSHVESKRLHRELSQSEVKRGEAEIKVAQTAEQIMRLTDAASKVEDIRTENSSLTSQVNELQSKLTDLLREKINALSLRTQIERQYNILTAELKAKTVALEELNSEYIALKRGQGSRDDQSTALVSLRARYNDIRAKYDALLKRKSLKDLDVAPLRAKLSCLVVKCQERNGLLAQMMKAMHGRGCVDPQLTQRVEHLLRDAVLQDYTAAFAPGSRIQARGHCDGFTQEFIATFQDHTNGFIADQTCPAALTSVSKQQNGVSPESGDPRVTPLAKGTLKENPPGPTSPVDEPLKCSLATSSSQLSSVSGPVQASSRPEKPEFHHLDMKEKSSSDPTSSSESSQSPSSPSFTTRVSPSRRLSSPEKILNLHEQLQKTLMSSFQAPENRGRGRQPRKSLSLSAPADLSSPKAKKKNLTCSFPHTPSLPVATDLSPAEDVAVVTTKSASFNKSGTLFNAVASRSANAALSPSIFTSRHLKADISKTSALSSSSTFPLATVAPSKDESISNNGTNVTTPPNQTKEITISDILDAKHTASAFLTLKTATFNSSVTDPQTTLPDLSASSTPTVPMCHILNNASKTNNPFTPSCTQSAHSSDKRSNKPARESTAAHEKASRPKPEAPAEVRSVEVIKTVGQSGLLIGWERPPLDELGCSNGTFVYGYRVCVDGEFHKSVMSSACTKCILENVELSVPVDISVQTLGSNGLCSNCVNTVFRTSNRTEQH, encoded by the exons ATGCAACACTCTCCGAGGCTGGACCAGAAACTCCACATGCTCAGGGAGGAAGTCAGGACCATG ACTCAGGAGAAGGAGCGAGGGGAGCGAGTTTGGAGGGAGCGACTGCAGCGTTGTCAGAGGCAACTAAAGGCCAAAGAGGAGGAGATGAGCCGCCAGTCCCAGTACTTTGAGAACTTTAAAACCCAACTCCAACACAAGCTGAGCCTGACCCGAGACAGAGAGCAGAACCTACAGAATCGCATCTACAATTTAGAGAAGCAGCTACTTGACATGACTGTTAGTGCTGCCACTAGCATGGCAACAATCAGAGCAGCCAGAATTACTGCTGGGACTCACTTTGAAGAACAAGGCAGGCTCCCTTCCATGAGAGGAGAGGGTGaaggagaagaggagaaaaaggaagagaggaggaagcAGTGGCAGTCAAATGTTGGAACTGAGAGAGAAGACAGGCGGGAGGGGGATGAGGAAAAGGTAGAGACCGACATAGAGGGAGGAAGAAACAAAGTCACAAAACAGACCTCAAATGAGGCCAGGCTGCAAGGCTTCATTCTCTGCCTTCAGGAGGATCTCAGGGTGCTGCTGCAGAGGGAAGAGGATGGGATGACTGAGCGGAGAGGACTGATGGAGCAGCTCCAGGAGGCTCAGGGGAACAGCCACCTACTGGGCTGTAAAGTGGAGGAGTTAAATGGAGAGGTGCATCAGCTGAAACTGTCTGAGAGCTTCCTGATGGAGGAGGTTGAAGAGCTGAGAGAGGAGAATGAGAGACTCCAGAAGATCCTCAGGGATGCAGCGAACCGAACACCATCTCAGTCATCCACAATCCCTGACTCCACATGCGTGAGTCCTGGGACCAATTCGCCTCGATGCAGTTCAGCTGTTTGCTCAACGTCCTCTGACACTCTCTTATATACCACTGCCATGGGACAGTCCTCTGTGGGGAGCTCAGGAAAG AAGATGACAAATTGCTTTCCGCAGGTCCAGTCCTCCGCAGCTGTGGAAGATGTTCTGCCTCATTTAGTGGCGGTTTCACTTGTTGACCACCAGGGAGCAGCGGAGTGCCTACAGAACAACACAGACGACCGTGTGCCACCAGCCAAATCAAACACCCCACCAAAACACGATCCTCTGAACCTCTTTCACCACTTTGGCTCCAAGTCCGACACCGAATTCCAGCCACTTTCCTTCATTACAGAGTCCTTGAATGAGTTTAACCTGGGGAACATGGAGGAAAGTCCCAGTGAGGAATCGGATGCACTTAGGAAAGCTTTCCGGAGTTTGGGATTAGGGGGAGATCTTCAAGCTCTTCGAGAGCAATGTGAGCACCTGGAGGTCGCCCTGCAGCGTACACGGGAGCAGCTGAAGGTAATGGCTAAGGAGAATGCTCAACTGAGATCACAGCTCAGGAACGAGGCAGAGGAGCAACAGAAAGTGACAGAACCCTGGTCATCAAGAGAAAAG ATTGTCACACCACCCACCTGCGATGGAGATGACTGTCCCCCATCATCTCCTGCCCAGGAGGATGCCATTATTGCCGTTGCCCAAGATGATCTTGTCCAAGCCCTGAATCAGGAAAACTGGGCCTTGGCAGATCGGATCCAGGAGCTGATGTCTCGCGCTGAGCTCAGAGAGGAGGCACTCGAGAAGGAGCAAACAAAGCTGAGGGTAAATATTTCAAGGCTGAAGGAGGATGGGATCAGGCTGGAGCAAGAGAACCATGAACAAGGCTGCCTGATTTTAGAACTCACCAGGAAAACTGAGGATGATCTTAACGCAATTATGGAGCTTCAGGAAAAGTTAGAGGAGTTGAGGGCCGCTAAAGAGGAATCACAAGGTCAAAAAGCTGGAATCCCAGAAATATTTCTACACAACAATGGAGAAGAATATGCGGACAGTGTAGTTGCAAGTGTGCTACAAGAAGAGGTACAGATCAGTCACATAACAGATGGCTTCACCACAGCTTCATTATCTGGTTGTAATAAAAAGAATGACTCGTCACAAAACAACTCACAGAGCATTATGCATGTTAGTTCACTGACGTACCAAGCGGCAAAGCTAAACAACTCAATCCAGAGCCTCaaaacagaagaagaggaaCTAATTTACAGCATTAATTCACTTAGAGTGCAGCAAAGAGATGTTGCTCTGTCAGTCCAAACACAGACAGATGAGAAACAGCTCTTAACTCGCACAGTTTGGGCACTAAAGGAGCAGAAAGATTGCATCTCTCAGTCTCTGGCTGGCCTTAAACAAGAGAAAGAGCAGCTAAGCAGGGCAGTCTCTGGACTGAAGAATGAGAGAGATCAGTTTATAAGGTCCATGAGTGGCCTAAAAGAGGAGAAAGAGCAGCTAACTAAATCTTTTTCTGCTCTTCAAAGAGATAAAGAGGCAATAATAAAATCTCTCTCAAGtggaagagaagagagagatcAGATCATGCAGTCACTGCAGGGTTTGCAGGCAGAGAGCAACCAGTTAAGCCAGACAGTGCTTCATCTGAAACAACAGAGAGATAAATTAACCGACTCCCGGAAGTGCCCGACAGAACAGAGAGACCAGGAACAATTAGCGAATACTTCAAAAGAAGACCATGACCGGTTGATAAAGGCAGTTCGAGGTTTGAaagaagaaaagggaaaaattgAACATTCAGTCAGCTGCTTGAGACAAGAAGAAAAGCAGATAATGCAAATAATCCTGGGCttaagagaggaaaaaaactgtCCTCAAGCTCTCCCCATCCAAACGCAAACCGACGAGAAGAATcacgagcagcagctgatgaaGTTACGAGAGGAACTGGACAAGAGTCATGTAGAG AGCAAGAGGTTGCACAGGGAACTGTCTCAGTCAGAAGTGAAGCGGGGGGAAGCTGAGATAAAGGTAGCCCAAACAGCTGAACAGATCATGAGACTGACAGATGCAGCCAGTAAAGTGGAAGACATCAGGACGGAAAATTCCAGCCTCACATCACAG gttaATGAGCTGCAGAGCAAGCTGACTGATCTGCTCAGGGAGAAGATAAATGCTCTGTCTCTGAGGACGCAAATAGAGCGGCAGTACAACATCCTCACCGCTGAGCTCAAAGCAAAA ACTGTCGCTCTGGAGGAGCTCAACTCAGAGTACATAGCTCTGAAACGAGGACAGGGCAGCAGGGATGATCAGAGTACTGCTCTTGTCTCGCTTAGGGCGCGCTACAACGACATCAGGGCCAAG TATGATGCGCTCCTTAAAAGGAAAAGCCTGAAAGATCTGGATGTTGCTCCGTTAAGG GCCAAGTTGTCTTGCCTGGTGGTGAAGTGTCAGGAGAGAAACGGCTTGTTAGCTCAGATGATGAAGGCCATGCACGGACGGGGTTGCGTGGACCCCCAGCTCACACAGCGGGTTGAGCATCTGCTCAGAGATGCTGTTCTGCAGGACTACACTGCAGCATTCGCACCGGGAAGCAGAATACAGGCCCGCGGTCACTGTGATGGGTTTACTCAAGAGTTTATTGCAACATTTCAAGACCACACCAATGGATTCATAGCCGATCAAACCTGCCCAGCTGCATTAACCTCTGTGAGCAAGCAACAAAATGGTGTCTCACCTGAATCTGGAGACCCACGTGTCACACCTTTAGCAAAAGGAACACTAAAGGAAAACCCACCTGGGCCGACCTCACCTGTGGATGAGCCACTGAAATGTAGCCTGGCCACCAGTTCTTCACAG ctgtcttcTGTCAGTGGACCAGTCCAAGCAAGCAGTCGACCAGAGAAACCAGAGTTTCATCATTTAGACATGAAAGAGAAGTCCTCGTCAGATCCGACCAGTTCGAGCGAATCCTCACAGAGTCCCAGTTCTCCCTCTTTCACCACAAGAGTCAGTCCAAGCAGGAGGCTGAGCAGTCCCGAGAAGATCCTCAACCTGCACGAGCAACTGCAGAAGACTCTGATGAGCAGCTTTCAG GCACCTGAGAACAGAGGAAGGGGACGGCAGCCCAGGAAGAGCCTGTCACTTTCAGCCCCTGCAGACCTGAGCTCAcccaaagcaaagaagaagaaccTCACTTGCAGTTTTCCACACACACCCTCTCTCCCAGTTGCCACTGATTTGAGCCCAGCTGAAGATGTTGCAGTAGTAACAACTAAATCTGCCAGCTTTAATAAGTCAGGAACACTTTTTAATGCAGTTGCCTCTCGATCTGCTAATGCAGCGTTGAGTCCTAGCATATTCACTAGCCGACACCTTAAAGCAGACATATCTAAAACGTCTGCTCTTTCTTCCTCCTCTACCTTTCCTCTTGCCACTGTGGCACCCAGCAAAGATGAATCCATCTCAAATAATGGTACTAATGTCACAACACCCCCAAACCAAACAAAGGAAATCACCATCTCTGACATATTGGATGCTAAACATACAGCTTCGGCTTTTCTGACTTTGAAGACGGCTACTTTTAACTCCAGTGTCACTGATCCCCAAACCACTCTCCCAGATCTATCTGCCTCTAGCACACCAACTGTGCCCATGTGTCACATTTTAAACAATGCCTCTAAAACGAACAACCCATTCACTCCATCCTGCACTCAGTCTGCTCATTCCTCTGATAAGAGATCCAACAAGCCTGCCAGAGAGTCCACTGCTGCTCATGAAAAGGCTTCCAGACCCAAACCAG AAGCTCCAGCTGAGGTTCGCTCTGTTGAGGTCATTAAGACGGTTGGTCAGAGCGGCCTCCTGATTGGCTGGGAGAGGCCGCCGCTCGACGAGCTGGGCTGCAGTAACGGCACATTCGTGTACGGATACAGG GTGTGTGTAGATGGGGAATTCCACAAATCAGTCATGAGCTCAGCGTGCACCAAG TGTATTCTGGAGAACGTCGAGCTGAGCGTCCCAGTCGACATCAGTGTCCAGACTCTGGGCTCTAATGGTCTCTGCTCAAACTGCGTCAACACTGTGTTCAGGACTTCAAACAGAACGGAGCAACACTGA
- the LOC142397767 gene encoding uncharacterized protein LOC142397767 isoform X2, which yields MQHSPRLDQKLHMLREEVRTMTQEKERGERVWRERLQRCQRQLKAKEEEMSRQSQYFENFKTQLQHKLSLTRDREQNLQNRIYNLEKQLLDMTVSAATSMATIRAARITAGTHFEEQGRLPSMRGEGEGEEEKKEERRKQWQSNVGTEREDRREGDEEKVETDIEGGRNKVTKQTSNEARLQGFILCLQEDLRVLLQREEDGMTERRGLMEQLQEAQGNSHLLGCKVEELNGEVHQLKLSESFLMEEVEELREENERLQKILRDAANRTPSQSSTIPDSTCVSPGTNSPRCSSAVCSTSSDTLLYTTAMGQSSVGSSGKKMTNCFPQVQSSAAVEDVLPHLVAVSLVDHQGAAECLQNNTDDRVPPAKSNTPPKHDPLNLFHHFGSKSDTEFQPLSFITESLNEFNLGNMEESPSEESDALRKAFRSLGLGGDLQALREQCEHLEVALQRTREQLKVMAKENAQLRSQLRNEAEEQQKVTEPWSSREKIVTPPTCDGDDCPPSSPAQEDAIIAVAQDDLVQALNQENWALADRIQELMSRAELREEALEKEQTKLRVNISRLKEDGIRLEQENHEQGCLILELTRKTEDDLNAIMELQEKLEELRAAKEESQGQKAGIPEIFLHNNGEEYADSVVASVLQEEVQISHITDGFTTASLSGCNKKNDSSQNNSQSIMHVSSLTYQAAKLNNSIQSLKTEEEELIYSINSLRVQQRDVALSVQTQTDEKQLLTRTVWALKEQKDCISQSLAGLKQEKEQLSRAVSGLKNERDQFIRSMSGLKEEKEQLTKSFSALQRDKEAIIKSLSSGREERDQIMQSLQGLQAESNQLSQTVLHLKQQRDKLTDSRKCPTEQRDQEQLANTSKEDHDRLIKAVRGLKEEKGKIEHSVSCLRQEEKQIMQIILGLREEKNCPQALPIQTQTDEKNHEQQLMKLREELDKSHVESKRLHRELSQSEVKRGEAEIKVAQTAEQIMRLTDAASKVEDIRTENSSLTSQVNELQSKLTDLLREKINALSLRTQIERQYNILTAELKAKTVALEELNSEYIALKRGQGSRDDQSTALVSLRARYNDIRAKYDALLKRKSLKDLDVAPLRAKLSCLVVKCQERNGLLAQMMKAMHGRGCVDPQLTQRVEHLLRDAVLQDYTAAFAPGSRIQARGHCDGFTQEFIATFQDHTNGFIADQTCPAALTSVSKQQNGVSPESGDPRVTPLAKGTLKENPPGPTSPVDEPLKCSLATSSSQLSSVSGPVQASSRPEKPEFHHLDMKEKSSSDPTSSSESSQSPSSPSFTTRVSPSRRLSSPEKILNLHEQLQKTLMSSFQAPENRGRGRQPRKSLSLSAPADLSSPKAKKKNLTCSFPHTPSLPVATDLSPAEDVAVVTTKSASFNKSGTLFNAVASRSANAALSPSIFTSRHLKADISKTSALSSSSTFPLATVAPSKDESISNNGTNVTTPPNQTKEITISDILDAKHTASAFLTLKTATFNSSVTDPQTTLPDLSASSTPTVPMCHILNNASKTNNPFTPSCTQSAHSSDKRSNKPARESTAAHEKASRPKPEAPAEVRSVEVIKTVGQSGLLIGWERPPLDELGCSNGTFVYGYRVCVDGEFHKSVMSSACTKCISVSSVFWRTSS from the exons ATGCAACACTCTCCGAGGCTGGACCAGAAACTCCACATGCTCAGGGAGGAAGTCAGGACCATG ACTCAGGAGAAGGAGCGAGGGGAGCGAGTTTGGAGGGAGCGACTGCAGCGTTGTCAGAGGCAACTAAAGGCCAAAGAGGAGGAGATGAGCCGCCAGTCCCAGTACTTTGAGAACTTTAAAACCCAACTCCAACACAAGCTGAGCCTGACCCGAGACAGAGAGCAGAACCTACAGAATCGCATCTACAATTTAGAGAAGCAGCTACTTGACATGACTGTTAGTGCTGCCACTAGCATGGCAACAATCAGAGCAGCCAGAATTACTGCTGGGACTCACTTTGAAGAACAAGGCAGGCTCCCTTCCATGAGAGGAGAGGGTGaaggagaagaggagaaaaaggaagagaggaggaagcAGTGGCAGTCAAATGTTGGAACTGAGAGAGAAGACAGGCGGGAGGGGGATGAGGAAAAGGTAGAGACCGACATAGAGGGAGGAAGAAACAAAGTCACAAAACAGACCTCAAATGAGGCCAGGCTGCAAGGCTTCATTCTCTGCCTTCAGGAGGATCTCAGGGTGCTGCTGCAGAGGGAAGAGGATGGGATGACTGAGCGGAGAGGACTGATGGAGCAGCTCCAGGAGGCTCAGGGGAACAGCCACCTACTGGGCTGTAAAGTGGAGGAGTTAAATGGAGAGGTGCATCAGCTGAAACTGTCTGAGAGCTTCCTGATGGAGGAGGTTGAAGAGCTGAGAGAGGAGAATGAGAGACTCCAGAAGATCCTCAGGGATGCAGCGAACCGAACACCATCTCAGTCATCCACAATCCCTGACTCCACATGCGTGAGTCCTGGGACCAATTCGCCTCGATGCAGTTCAGCTGTTTGCTCAACGTCCTCTGACACTCTCTTATATACCACTGCCATGGGACAGTCCTCTGTGGGGAGCTCAGGAAAG AAGATGACAAATTGCTTTCCGCAGGTCCAGTCCTCCGCAGCTGTGGAAGATGTTCTGCCTCATTTAGTGGCGGTTTCACTTGTTGACCACCAGGGAGCAGCGGAGTGCCTACAGAACAACACAGACGACCGTGTGCCACCAGCCAAATCAAACACCCCACCAAAACACGATCCTCTGAACCTCTTTCACCACTTTGGCTCCAAGTCCGACACCGAATTCCAGCCACTTTCCTTCATTACAGAGTCCTTGAATGAGTTTAACCTGGGGAACATGGAGGAAAGTCCCAGTGAGGAATCGGATGCACTTAGGAAAGCTTTCCGGAGTTTGGGATTAGGGGGAGATCTTCAAGCTCTTCGAGAGCAATGTGAGCACCTGGAGGTCGCCCTGCAGCGTACACGGGAGCAGCTGAAGGTAATGGCTAAGGAGAATGCTCAACTGAGATCACAGCTCAGGAACGAGGCAGAGGAGCAACAGAAAGTGACAGAACCCTGGTCATCAAGAGAAAAG ATTGTCACACCACCCACCTGCGATGGAGATGACTGTCCCCCATCATCTCCTGCCCAGGAGGATGCCATTATTGCCGTTGCCCAAGATGATCTTGTCCAAGCCCTGAATCAGGAAAACTGGGCCTTGGCAGATCGGATCCAGGAGCTGATGTCTCGCGCTGAGCTCAGAGAGGAGGCACTCGAGAAGGAGCAAACAAAGCTGAGGGTAAATATTTCAAGGCTGAAGGAGGATGGGATCAGGCTGGAGCAAGAGAACCATGAACAAGGCTGCCTGATTTTAGAACTCACCAGGAAAACTGAGGATGATCTTAACGCAATTATGGAGCTTCAGGAAAAGTTAGAGGAGTTGAGGGCCGCTAAAGAGGAATCACAAGGTCAAAAAGCTGGAATCCCAGAAATATTTCTACACAACAATGGAGAAGAATATGCGGACAGTGTAGTTGCAAGTGTGCTACAAGAAGAGGTACAGATCAGTCACATAACAGATGGCTTCACCACAGCTTCATTATCTGGTTGTAATAAAAAGAATGACTCGTCACAAAACAACTCACAGAGCATTATGCATGTTAGTTCACTGACGTACCAAGCGGCAAAGCTAAACAACTCAATCCAGAGCCTCaaaacagaagaagaggaaCTAATTTACAGCATTAATTCACTTAGAGTGCAGCAAAGAGATGTTGCTCTGTCAGTCCAAACACAGACAGATGAGAAACAGCTCTTAACTCGCACAGTTTGGGCACTAAAGGAGCAGAAAGATTGCATCTCTCAGTCTCTGGCTGGCCTTAAACAAGAGAAAGAGCAGCTAAGCAGGGCAGTCTCTGGACTGAAGAATGAGAGAGATCAGTTTATAAGGTCCATGAGTGGCCTAAAAGAGGAGAAAGAGCAGCTAACTAAATCTTTTTCTGCTCTTCAAAGAGATAAAGAGGCAATAATAAAATCTCTCTCAAGtggaagagaagagagagatcAGATCATGCAGTCACTGCAGGGTTTGCAGGCAGAGAGCAACCAGTTAAGCCAGACAGTGCTTCATCTGAAACAACAGAGAGATAAATTAACCGACTCCCGGAAGTGCCCGACAGAACAGAGAGACCAGGAACAATTAGCGAATACTTCAAAAGAAGACCATGACCGGTTGATAAAGGCAGTTCGAGGTTTGAaagaagaaaagggaaaaattgAACATTCAGTCAGCTGCTTGAGACAAGAAGAAAAGCAGATAATGCAAATAATCCTGGGCttaagagaggaaaaaaactgtCCTCAAGCTCTCCCCATCCAAACGCAAACCGACGAGAAGAATcacgagcagcagctgatgaaGTTACGAGAGGAACTGGACAAGAGTCATGTAGAG AGCAAGAGGTTGCACAGGGAACTGTCTCAGTCAGAAGTGAAGCGGGGGGAAGCTGAGATAAAGGTAGCCCAAACAGCTGAACAGATCATGAGACTGACAGATGCAGCCAGTAAAGTGGAAGACATCAGGACGGAAAATTCCAGCCTCACATCACAG gttaATGAGCTGCAGAGCAAGCTGACTGATCTGCTCAGGGAGAAGATAAATGCTCTGTCTCTGAGGACGCAAATAGAGCGGCAGTACAACATCCTCACCGCTGAGCTCAAAGCAAAA ACTGTCGCTCTGGAGGAGCTCAACTCAGAGTACATAGCTCTGAAACGAGGACAGGGCAGCAGGGATGATCAGAGTACTGCTCTTGTCTCGCTTAGGGCGCGCTACAACGACATCAGGGCCAAG TATGATGCGCTCCTTAAAAGGAAAAGCCTGAAAGATCTGGATGTTGCTCCGTTAAGG GCCAAGTTGTCTTGCCTGGTGGTGAAGTGTCAGGAGAGAAACGGCTTGTTAGCTCAGATGATGAAGGCCATGCACGGACGGGGTTGCGTGGACCCCCAGCTCACACAGCGGGTTGAGCATCTGCTCAGAGATGCTGTTCTGCAGGACTACACTGCAGCATTCGCACCGGGAAGCAGAATACAGGCCCGCGGTCACTGTGATGGGTTTACTCAAGAGTTTATTGCAACATTTCAAGACCACACCAATGGATTCATAGCCGATCAAACCTGCCCAGCTGCATTAACCTCTGTGAGCAAGCAACAAAATGGTGTCTCACCTGAATCTGGAGACCCACGTGTCACACCTTTAGCAAAAGGAACACTAAAGGAAAACCCACCTGGGCCGACCTCACCTGTGGATGAGCCACTGAAATGTAGCCTGGCCACCAGTTCTTCACAG ctgtcttcTGTCAGTGGACCAGTCCAAGCAAGCAGTCGACCAGAGAAACCAGAGTTTCATCATTTAGACATGAAAGAGAAGTCCTCGTCAGATCCGACCAGTTCGAGCGAATCCTCACAGAGTCCCAGTTCTCCCTCTTTCACCACAAGAGTCAGTCCAAGCAGGAGGCTGAGCAGTCCCGAGAAGATCCTCAACCTGCACGAGCAACTGCAGAAGACTCTGATGAGCAGCTTTCAG GCACCTGAGAACAGAGGAAGGGGACGGCAGCCCAGGAAGAGCCTGTCACTTTCAGCCCCTGCAGACCTGAGCTCAcccaaagcaaagaagaagaaccTCACTTGCAGTTTTCCACACACACCCTCTCTCCCAGTTGCCACTGATTTGAGCCCAGCTGAAGATGTTGCAGTAGTAACAACTAAATCTGCCAGCTTTAATAAGTCAGGAACACTTTTTAATGCAGTTGCCTCTCGATCTGCTAATGCAGCGTTGAGTCCTAGCATATTCACTAGCCGACACCTTAAAGCAGACATATCTAAAACGTCTGCTCTTTCTTCCTCCTCTACCTTTCCTCTTGCCACTGTGGCACCCAGCAAAGATGAATCCATCTCAAATAATGGTACTAATGTCACAACACCCCCAAACCAAACAAAGGAAATCACCATCTCTGACATATTGGATGCTAAACATACAGCTTCGGCTTTTCTGACTTTGAAGACGGCTACTTTTAACTCCAGTGTCACTGATCCCCAAACCACTCTCCCAGATCTATCTGCCTCTAGCACACCAACTGTGCCCATGTGTCACATTTTAAACAATGCCTCTAAAACGAACAACCCATTCACTCCATCCTGCACTCAGTCTGCTCATTCCTCTGATAAGAGATCCAACAAGCCTGCCAGAGAGTCCACTGCTGCTCATGAAAAGGCTTCCAGACCCAAACCAG AAGCTCCAGCTGAGGTTCGCTCTGTTGAGGTCATTAAGACGGTTGGTCAGAGCGGCCTCCTGATTGGCTGGGAGAGGCCGCCGCTCGACGAGCTGGGCTGCAGTAACGGCACATTCGTGTACGGATACAGG GTGTGTGTAGATGGGGAATTCCACAAATCAGTCATGAGCTCAGCGTGCACCAAG TGTATCTCCGTCTCCAGTGTATTCTGGAGAACGTCGAGCTGA